In a genomic window of Chaetodon trifascialis isolate fChaTrf1 chromosome 8, fChaTrf1.hap1, whole genome shotgun sequence:
- the LOC139335087 gene encoding tumor protein p53-inducible nuclear protein 2 isoform X3 encodes MFQRLSNLLFGEVEEVAAELKGPNPCVTEADEEGWMLVNLPEGATAEASPMEDLLIEHPSMSVYVSSNNLSMVSNSNLSVLGEESIVSLASSVSRVVEPAAAPATRSTMPTRVSRGAAAQAGALAKVTQVARVQRSKARIERRHLGRNRIQRQNLTREQVPRHAAHTRNTFLHQPSKRNVCH; translated from the exons ATGTTCCAGCGTCTGAGCAACCTGTTGTTTGGGGAGGTAGAAGAGGTGGCAGCTGAGCTGAAGGGACCCAACCCCTGTGTGACGGAGGCTGACGAGGAGGGATGGATGCTCGTCAACCTGCCTG AGGGAGCCACAGCAGAGGCCAGCCCAATGGAGGACCTGCTCATCGAGCACCCCAGCATGTCTGTGTACGTCTCCTCCAACAACTTGTCCATGGTCTCCAACAGCAACTTGTCTGTGCTGGGAGAGGAAAGCATTGTCAGCCTGGCGAGCAGCGTGAG CAGAGTGGTCGAGCCAGCTGCTGCCCCCGCCACCCGCAGCACTATGCCCACCAGGGTGAGCCGTGGAGCAGCCGCCCAGGCTGGAGCTCTGGCCAAGGTCACCCAAGTGGCCAGGGTCCAGCGTAGCAAAGCCCGCATCGAGCGGCGCCATCTGGGCCGCAACCGCATCCAGCGCCAAAACCTCACCAGGGAGCAGGTCCCCCGCCATGCAGCTCACACCAGAAACACCTTCCTTCACCAACCCAGCAAGCGCAACGTCTGCCACTAA
- the LOC139335087 gene encoding tumor protein p53-inducible nuclear protein 2 isoform X1, whose translation MFQRLSNLLFGEVEEVAAELKGPNPCVTEADEEGWMLVNLPESDCMMQAENEMGAPMIAQSFPDSNQSNHQDTHTRTECPAPIPHAPLKRRRTHKGRARGAVASSDPLSCPSASPSYLGATTPVTLPRRARLSTPSSTPSMSPGSGSECGGSGGSSRAGPERGSMDESWFVTPPPCFTAEGATAEASPMEDLLIEHPSMSVYVSSNNLSMVSNSNLSVLGEESIVSLASSVSRVVEPAAAPATRSTMPTRVSRGAAAQAGALAKVTQVARVQRSKARIERRHLGRNRIQRQNLTREQVPRHAAHTRNTFLHQPSKRNVCH comes from the exons ATGTTCCAGCGTCTGAGCAACCTGTTGTTTGGGGAGGTAGAAGAGGTGGCAGCTGAGCTGAAGGGACCCAACCCCTGTGTGACGGAGGCTGACGAGGAGGGATGGATGCTCGTCAACCTGCCTG AATCTGACTGCATGATGCAGGCGGAGAATGAGATGGGAGCCCCAATGATTGCACAATCATTTCCAGATAGTAACCAATCAAATCATCAGGACACACATACAAGGACTGAATGCCCAGCCCCCATTCCCCACGCGCCTCTCAAGCGCCGTAGAACACATAAAGGTCGGGCACGAGGTGCTGTAGCATCATCAGACCCGCTGTCTTGTCCGAGTGCTAGCCCGTCATACTTGGGTGCTACTACACCTGTGACCCTGCCGAGACGGGCCAGACTGTCCACGCCCTCCTCCACCCCGTCAATGTCTCCTGGCTCTGGAAGTGAGTGTGGGGGCAGTGGGGGTAGCAGTAGGGCAGGCccagagagaggcagcatgGATGAGAGCTGGTTTGTCACCCCTCCCCCCTGTTTCACTGCAGAGGGAGCCACAGCAGAGGCCAGCCCAATGGAGGACCTGCTCATCGAGCACCCCAGCATGTCTGTGTACGTCTCCTCCAACAACTTGTCCATGGTCTCCAACAGCAACTTGTCTGTGCTGGGAGAGGAAAGCATTGTCAGCCTGGCGAGCAGCGTGAG CAGAGTGGTCGAGCCAGCTGCTGCCCCCGCCACCCGCAGCACTATGCCCACCAGGGTGAGCCGTGGAGCAGCCGCCCAGGCTGGAGCTCTGGCCAAGGTCACCCAAGTGGCCAGGGTCCAGCGTAGCAAAGCCCGCATCGAGCGGCGCCATCTGGGCCGCAACCGCATCCAGCGCCAAAACCTCACCAGGGAGCAGGTCCCCCGCCATGCAGCTCACACCAGAAACACCTTCCTTCACCAACCCAGCAAGCGCAACGTCTGCCACTAA
- the LOC139335087 gene encoding tumor protein p53-inducible nuclear protein 2 isoform X2, with product MFQRLSNLLFGEVEEVAAELKGPNPCVTEADEEGWMLVNLPESDCMMQAENEMGAPMIAQSFPDSNQSNHQDTHTRTECPAPIPHAPLKRRRTHKGRARGAVASSDPLSCPSASPSYLGATTPVTLPRRARLSTPSSTPSMSPGSGKGATAEASPMEDLLIEHPSMSVYVSSNNLSMVSNSNLSVLGEESIVSLASSVSRVVEPAAAPATRSTMPTRVSRGAAAQAGALAKVTQVARVQRSKARIERRHLGRNRIQRQNLTREQVPRHAAHTRNTFLHQPSKRNVCH from the exons ATGTTCCAGCGTCTGAGCAACCTGTTGTTTGGGGAGGTAGAAGAGGTGGCAGCTGAGCTGAAGGGACCCAACCCCTGTGTGACGGAGGCTGACGAGGAGGGATGGATGCTCGTCAACCTGCCTG AATCTGACTGCATGATGCAGGCGGAGAATGAGATGGGAGCCCCAATGATTGCACAATCATTTCCAGATAGTAACCAATCAAATCATCAGGACACACATACAAGGACTGAATGCCCAGCCCCCATTCCCCACGCGCCTCTCAAGCGCCGTAGAACACATAAAGGTCGGGCACGAGGTGCTGTAGCATCATCAGACCCGCTGTCTTGTCCGAGTGCTAGCCCGTCATACTTGGGTGCTACTACACCTGTGACCCTGCCGAGACGGGCCAGACTGTCCACGCCCTCCTCCACCCCGTCAATGTCTCCTGGCTCTGGAA AGGGAGCCACAGCAGAGGCCAGCCCAATGGAGGACCTGCTCATCGAGCACCCCAGCATGTCTGTGTACGTCTCCTCCAACAACTTGTCCATGGTCTCCAACAGCAACTTGTCTGTGCTGGGAGAGGAAAGCATTGTCAGCCTGGCGAGCAGCGTGAG CAGAGTGGTCGAGCCAGCTGCTGCCCCCGCCACCCGCAGCACTATGCCCACCAGGGTGAGCCGTGGAGCAGCCGCCCAGGCTGGAGCTCTGGCCAAGGTCACCCAAGTGGCCAGGGTCCAGCGTAGCAAAGCCCGCATCGAGCGGCGCCATCTGGGCCGCAACCGCATCCAGCGCCAAAACCTCACCAGGGAGCAGGTCCCCCGCCATGCAGCTCACACCAGAAACACCTTCCTTCACCAACCCAGCAAGCGCAACGTCTGCCACTAA